GGGAGAAGGCGAAGGCCAGGCCGAGGAAGCGTCGTTCGCGCAGCAGGCCACGGGTGAAGGCGCTCGGCACCAGCGCCGCCAGGGACGAGGCGAGGAAGGTGGCGAGGAACAGCGCGAAGGAGGTGCGGGCGGTGACGCGGATCGAACTGCGCAGCGCTTCCACCCATTGCGGCTGCGCCCACAGGGCCAGCGCGGTGACGATCAGCACCAGCAGCGAGAGCAGGGAGAACAGGCGCCAGCCCTGCAGGCTGGCGGTTTCGACGGGACGGTTCATGGCAGGCTCCGAAGTGTGAACGCGGCGTGCGGGATGCCGCCGCGATTCGTGGAGCCATGCTGTCAACGGGCCTTATCTCGGATGTGTCCGGTAAAGCCCGTCATGTATCGCTTTGTACATTCCTTTCATGGGCGTTCCTTTCACGGGCAAGCCTTTCGCGAGCAAGGTGTCAGGCGGTGGGGCGCAGTTCCAGTTGCGCACACAGCCCGCCGGTCGCGCGGTTGGACAGGCTCAGCGTGCCGCCCAGCGCCTGGCTCAGTTGCTGGGCGATCGCCAGCCCCAGGCCGGTGCCGCCGGTGCTGCGGTTGCGCGAGCTCTCCACCCGGTAGAAGGGTTTCACCACGTCTTCCAGCTCTGCCTCGGGGATGCCGGGGCCCTCGTCCAGTACACGAACACACACGACGCCCTGGCTATCGCGTTCGACTTCCACCTGGGCGGAGCCACCGAATTTCAGCGCGTTGTCCACCAGGTTGGTGAGCACCCGGCGCAGTGCGTGCGGGCGGGTTTCCAGCACGGCGTGGCTGTTGCCGCGCAGCTCCACGGCCTGGCCGCTGTCCTGGTAGTCGAGCACCAGGCTGTCGAGGAATGCATCGAGGTTGACCTTCACCGCCGCCTCGCTGGCGCCGTCCATGCTGCGGGCGTAGGCAACGCCTTCGCGGACCAGGTGCTGCATTTCTTCCAGGTCGCTCCACAGGCGCTCGCGCTCGGGCGAGTCGTCCATCTGCTCGACGCGCAGCTTCATCCGCGTGATGGGTGTCTGCAGGTCGTGGGAGATGGCGGCGAGCAGTTGCATGCGCTCCTTCAGGTAGGCGCCGATGCGGCCTTGCAACGCATTGAAGGCGCGGGCCGCGTAGGCGACTTCGCTGGGGCCGCGT
This Pseudomonas sp. ATCC 13867 DNA region includes the following protein-coding sequences:
- a CDS encoding ATP-binding protein, producing the protein MKSVLHWPRTLAARLALIFLAGLVFAYSLSFCSQFYERYQSARNMMLGNLETDVSTAVALLDRLPKDEREAWLPMVQRPNYRYLLSEGQPGEPMNMAQAPMAATSIADVVGPRYPLRFENIPGSIPHFQVHLKLRDGSPLTIDVTPKGVPVAQWLPWVLIVQLALLLFCTWIAVRLAIRPLTHLAQAVDHLDPDAPAPELDERGPSEVAYAARAFNALQGRIGAYLKERMQLLAAISHDLQTPITRMKLRVEQMDDSPERERLWSDLEEMQHLVREGVAYARSMDGASEAAVKVNLDAFLDSLVLDYQDSGQAVELRGNSHAVLETRPHALRRVLTNLVDNALKFGGSAQVEVERDSQGVVCVRVLDEGPGIPEAELEDVVKPFYRVESSRNRSTGGTGLGLAIAQQLSQALGGTLSLSNRATGGLCAQLELRPTA